From the genome of Candidatus Deferrimicrobium sp., one region includes:
- a CDS encoding NADP-dependent oxidoreductase: MRAIVFDAFGGPGNLRLAEVHKPSPAANEVLIEVHCASVNPVDWKIREGMLAELFPYEFPIVPGWDAAGVVAGTGKGVTAFHVGDKVFAYCRKPKVQHGTYAEYVTMAAEAVAPMPRNLDFAAASTIPLTGLTAWQSLFDAGKLSAGQKVLIHAGAGGVGSLAIQFAKSAGATVFTTARGRNHSYVKGLGADAAIDYTREKFVDAVRALAPGGIDLVFDTVGKHVQRESYKTLKRGGTLVSIIDLSESGEAEPYGVRTSFVFVSPNGGQLREIAALIEGGTVRPAEYEEIPLDRAAEAQERSRTGHVRGKIVLNIR, translated from the coding sequence TTGAGAGCGATCGTGTTCGACGCTTTCGGGGGGCCCGGGAACCTCCGTCTTGCGGAGGTGCACAAACCTTCGCCCGCGGCGAATGAGGTGCTGATCGAGGTCCACTGCGCGAGCGTCAACCCAGTGGACTGGAAGATCCGGGAGGGGATGCTCGCGGAGCTGTTCCCGTACGAGTTCCCGATCGTCCCGGGGTGGGACGCGGCGGGCGTGGTCGCGGGCACGGGAAAGGGCGTGACAGCGTTTCACGTGGGAGACAAGGTGTTCGCCTACTGCCGCAAGCCGAAGGTTCAGCATGGGACGTACGCCGAGTACGTGACGATGGCGGCGGAGGCGGTGGCCCCGATGCCGCGAAACCTGGATTTCGCGGCGGCGTCGACGATCCCGCTGACCGGGCTGACCGCCTGGCAGTCCCTCTTCGACGCGGGGAAGCTGTCGGCGGGGCAGAAAGTGCTGATTCATGCCGGCGCCGGGGGGGTCGGATCGCTGGCCATCCAGTTCGCGAAATCCGCCGGCGCTACGGTCTTCACGACGGCGCGCGGCCGAAACCACTCCTACGTGAAGGGACTGGGTGCGGACGCGGCGATCGACTATACGCGGGAGAAGTTCGTCGACGCGGTGAGGGCTCTCGCGCCGGGAGGGATCGACCTCGTCTTCGACACCGTGGGGAAGCATGTCCAGCGGGAGAGCTACAAGACGCTAAAACGCGGAGGCACGCTCGTCTCCATCATCGATCTTTCGGAATCGGGGGAGGCCGAGCCGTACGGCGTGCGGACGAGCTTCGTTTTCGTTTCCCCGAACGGGGGCCAGCTTCGGGAGATCGCGGCGCTGATCGAGGGGGGAACGGTTCGGCCCGCGGAGTATGAGGAGATCCCCCTGGACCGGGCCGCGGAGGCGCAGGAGCGTAGCCGGACGGGACACGTCCGGGGGAAAATCGTGTTGAATATCCGGTAA
- the ilvD gene encoding dihydroxy-acid dehydratase yields the protein MRSDTVKKGFERAPHRSLLKATGVTDSDMGNPFIAVCNSFVEIVPGHVHLNRVGRFVKECVREAGGVAFEFNTIGVDDGIAMGHGGMLYSLPSREIIADSVETMLKAHCFDGMICIPNCDKIVPGMLMGAMRCNVPTVFVSGGPMKAGMTKAGRVVDLISVFEGVAAHKLGNLSDEGLKELEDTGCPTCGSCSGMFTANSMNCLCEALGMSLPGSGSVLAIDAKRDEFYRAAAFRLMDLIRRDIKPRDIATRDAFDNALALDMAMGGSTNTILHTLAVAHEAGVSFDLARIDEISRKTPTLCKVAPSSSYHMEDVDRAGGIPAILSELFKVPGLMKRGCLTVTGKTLEENVAGAASKDPAVIRPLSNAYSKEGGLAVLYGNLATEGAVVKTAGVDPKMLVFEGSAVIFESQDEACEGILGGKVKAGDFVVIRYEGPKGGPGMQEMLAPTSYIMGEGLGDKVAMVTDGRFSGGTRGATIGHVSPEAAAGGTIALVRNGDRIRLDIPARKLDLLVAEAELAERRAKWQHPPKGKPTGCLGKYASMATSASTGAILKW from the coding sequence ATGCGCTCCGACACGGTCAAGAAGGGGTTCGAGCGGGCTCCCCACAGAAGCCTGCTGAAAGCCACCGGCGTCACCGACTCCGACATGGGGAACCCGTTCATCGCCGTATGCAACTCCTTCGTCGAGATCGTTCCCGGCCACGTGCACCTGAACCGGGTCGGCCGGTTCGTAAAGGAGTGCGTCCGGGAGGCGGGCGGGGTCGCCTTCGAGTTCAACACGATCGGCGTGGACGACGGGATCGCCATGGGGCACGGCGGGATGCTCTACTCCCTGCCGTCGCGGGAGATCATCGCCGACTCCGTCGAGACGATGCTCAAGGCCCACTGCTTCGACGGGATGATCTGCATCCCGAACTGCGACAAGATCGTCCCCGGGATGCTGATGGGGGCCATGCGCTGCAACGTCCCCACGGTCTTCGTCTCCGGGGGCCCGATGAAGGCCGGCATGACGAAGGCCGGCCGGGTCGTCGACCTGATCTCCGTCTTCGAGGGGGTGGCGGCCCACAAGCTCGGGAACCTCTCCGACGAGGGGCTCAAGGAGCTCGAGGACACCGGGTGCCCCACCTGCGGGTCGTGCTCCGGGATGTTCACGGCGAACTCGATGAACTGCCTGTGCGAGGCGCTGGGGATGTCGCTCCCCGGGAGCGGGTCGGTGCTGGCGATCGATGCAAAGCGCGACGAATTCTACCGCGCCGCCGCGTTCCGGCTGATGGATCTGATTCGAAGAGACATCAAGCCCCGGGACATCGCCACGCGGGACGCCTTCGACAACGCCCTCGCGCTGGACATGGCGATGGGCGGCTCCACGAACACGATCCTCCACACGCTGGCGGTGGCGCACGAGGCGGGTGTGTCGTTCGACCTGGCGCGGATCGACGAAATTTCGCGGAAGACGCCCACCCTGTGCAAGGTGGCCCCGTCGTCCTCGTACCACATGGAGGACGTGGACCGCGCGGGGGGAATCCCGGCGATCCTTTCGGAGCTGTTCAAGGTGCCGGGTCTCATGAAACGGGGCTGCCTCACCGTGACGGGGAAGACCCTGGAGGAGAACGTGGCGGGAGCGGCGTCAAAGGACCCGGCGGTCATCCGGCCCCTGTCCAACGCCTACAGCAAGGAAGGAGGGCTCGCGGTCCTCTACGGCAACCTCGCGACCGAAGGCGCGGTCGTCAAGACCGCAGGGGTCGATCCGAAGATGCTGGTCTTCGAGGGGTCCGCCGTGATCTTCGAGTCGCAGGACGAGGCGTGCGAGGGGATCCTCGGCGGCAAGGTGAAGGCGGGCGACTTCGTCGTCATCCGGTACGAGGGGCCCAAAGGCGGCCCGGGGATGCAGGAGATGCTCGCGCCGACGTCGTACATCATGGGCGAGGGGCTCGGCGACAAAGTGGCGATGGTCACCGACGGGCGCTTCTCCGGGGGGACGCGCGGCGCCACGATCGGCCACGTCTCCCCCGAGGCGGCCGCGGGGGGAACGATCGCCCTGGTCCGGAATGGGGACCGGATCCGCCTGGACATCCCGGCGCGCAAGCTCGATTTGCTTGTCGCCGAGGCGGAACTCGCCGAACGGCGTGCGAAATGGCAGCACCCCCCGAAGGGGAAGCCGACGGGCTGCCTCGGGAAATACGCCTCCATGGCCACCAGCGCCAGCACCGGCGCGATCCTGAAGTGGTAG